A single window of Gossypium arboreum isolate Shixiya-1 chromosome 13, ASM2569848v2, whole genome shotgun sequence DNA harbors:
- the LOC128286795 gene encoding protein TIC 214-like, with translation MTIINSVIMVGVYYGFLTTLSIGPSYIFLLQARVMKEGKEGTEKRVLAATGFIAGQLMMFISIYYVPMHLALGKLHTITVLALLFLLFHFFGNNHKDFFYHRRPTRNSMRNLSIQCFCWLVYWLYFIENNLIRSNVLSRSNKYLVSEFRNSMARIFRKIPSPILTNKLKGIFEPEEVGGSEEERNIEI, from the exons ATGACGATAATCAATTCAGTAATTATGGTCGGAGTCTATTATGGATTTCTGACCACACTATCCATAGGTCCCTCTTATATCTTCCTTCTACAAGCTCGGGTTATGAAAGAAGGAAAAGAAGGAACCGAGAAGAGAGTATTAGCAGCAACTGGGTTTATTGCAGGCCAGCTCATGATGTTCATATCAATCTACTATGTACCTATGCATTTAGCATTGGGTAAACTTCATACAATAACTGTCCTAGCTCTACTATTTCTTTTGTTTCATTTCTTCGGGAACAATCACAAAGACTTTTTTTATCATAGACGTCCTACCAGAAATTCAATGCGTAACCTTAGCATTCAATGT TTTTGTTGGTTGGTTTATTGGTTATATTTTATTG aaaataatttaattaggtCTAATGTGCTTAGTCGATCTAATAAGTATCTTGTATCAGAATTTAGAAATTCTATGGCTCGAATCTTTA GGAAAATACCGTCACCCATTCTAACTAATAAACTAAAAGGAATTTTTGAACCGGAAGAAGTAGGGGGAAGTGAGGAAGAAAGGAacatagaaatataa